A single region of the Anguilla anguilla isolate fAngAng1 chromosome 17, fAngAng1.pri, whole genome shotgun sequence genome encodes:
- the LOC118217253 gene encoding putative RNA-binding protein Luc7-like 2 isoform X2, with product MSAQAQMRAMLDQLMGTGRDGDSMRQRIKFTDERVCKSHLLDSCPHDILSGTRMDLGECVKVHDLALRADFEIASKKQEYFFELDATEHLQSFIADCDRRTELAKKRLAETQEEISAEVAAKAERVHELNEEIGKLLARAEQLGGEGNVDEAQQVLEKVEKTRAMKREAEDVYRNSMPASSFQQQKLRVCEVCSAYLGLHDNDRRLADHFGGKLHLGFIEIREKLEKLRKTVTEKQELMRSRRREERDREEEREREWEREREREREREREKERERERERERDRRRTRSRSGERYRKQIGNQQTTCLILRDGGSSSHHSRRHHSSRSREEGGEREKDRERRHRHKDRHRSRSHSHRSKKKRSSRDRSPHPREREQQSPSLERGNEGRAEWQREGWMIEREGSPSVEMPRRDPSEERERSISVERDRRSSSEERESGEL from the exons ATGTCGGCTCAAGCTCAAATGCGGGCAATGCTGGACCAGCTGATGGGCACGGGCAGAGATG GTGACAGCATGCGGCAGAGGATCAAGTTCACAGACGAGAGGGTGTGTAAGAGTCACCTGCTGGACTCCTGTCCTCATGACATACTGTCAGGCACG CGCATGGACttgggagagtgtgtgaaagTTCACGACCTGGCTCTCCGGGCAGACTTTGAGATTGCCTCGAAAAAGCAGGAGTACTTCTTTGAACTAGAT GCCACGGAGCACCTGCAGTCCTTTATTGCAGACTGCGACCGGCGGACAGAACTTGCGAAGAAGCGTCTGGCTGAGACGCAGGAGGAGATCAGCGCAGAGGTTGCTGCCAAG GCGGAGCGAGTGCATGAGCTGAACGAGGAGATCGGGAAGCTGCTGGCACGGGCGGAGCAgctggggggcgaggggaacGTGGACGAGGCGCAGCAGGTGCTGGAGAAAGTGGAGAAGACTCGCGCCATGAAGAGAGAGGCGGAG GACGTGTACAGGAACTCGATGCCAGCTTCAAGTTTTCAGCAGCAGAAGCTCAGAGTCTGCGAGGTGTGCTCTGCGTACCTGGGTCTCCATGACAACGACCGTCGCTTGGCTGACCACTTTGGTGGGAAACTGCACCTGGGCTTCATTGAGATCCGTGAAAAGCTGGAGAAactgagg AAAACCGTTACTGAAAAACAAGAGCTGATGCGGAGCAGAAGACGGGAGGAACGGGATAGAGAggaggagcgagagagggagtgggaacGAGAGCgcgagagggagcgggagagggaacGGGAGAAGGagcgtgagagggagagagagcgagaaagggaTAGACGAAG GACGAGATCAAGAAGCGGAGAGCGTTACAG GAAACAAATTGGAAACCAACAAACCACATGTTTAATTTTGAG GGATGGTGGGAGTTCCTCCCATCACTCCAGAAGACATCACTCCTCTCGTTCACgggaagaaggaggagagagagagaaggacagggagaggaggcaCAGACACAAGGACAGACACCGCTCTCGCTCCCACTCTCATAGGAGCAAAAAGAAGAG GTCTTCTCGGGATCggtccccccaccccagagagagggagcagcagtCACCATCACTGGAGCGAGGGAATGAAGGCAGAGCAgagtggcagagggaggggtggatgatagagagggaggggtccCCTTCGGTGGAGATGCCCAGAAGAGACCccagtgaagagagagagagatctattTCGGTCGAGAGGGACAGACGCTCTAGTTCTGAAGAGAGGGAATCGGGGGAGCTATAG
- the LOC118217253 gene encoding putative RNA-binding protein Luc7-like 2 isoform X1 has protein sequence MSAQAQMRAMLDQLMGTGRDGDSMRQRIKFTDERVCKSHLLDSCPHDILSGTRMDLGECVKVHDLALRADFEIASKKQEYFFELDATEHLQSFIADCDRRTELAKKRLAETQEEISAEVAAKAERVHELNEEIGKLLARAEQLGGEGNVDEAQQVLEKVEKTRAMKREAEDVYRNSMPASSFQQQKLRVCEVCSAYLGLHDNDRRLADHFGGKLHLGFIEIREKLEKLRKTVTEKQELMRSRRREERDREEEREREWEREREREREREREKERERERERERDRRRTRSRSGERYRKQIGNQQTTCLILRDGGSSSHHSRRHHSSRSREEGGEREKDRERRHRHKDRHRSRSHSHRSKKKRTGQICNLRGISQSRSSRDRSPHPREREQQSPSLERGNEGRAEWQREGWMIEREGSPSVEMPRRDPSEERERSISVERDRRSSSEERESGEL, from the exons ATGTCGGCTCAAGCTCAAATGCGGGCAATGCTGGACCAGCTGATGGGCACGGGCAGAGATG GTGACAGCATGCGGCAGAGGATCAAGTTCACAGACGAGAGGGTGTGTAAGAGTCACCTGCTGGACTCCTGTCCTCATGACATACTGTCAGGCACG CGCATGGACttgggagagtgtgtgaaagTTCACGACCTGGCTCTCCGGGCAGACTTTGAGATTGCCTCGAAAAAGCAGGAGTACTTCTTTGAACTAGAT GCCACGGAGCACCTGCAGTCCTTTATTGCAGACTGCGACCGGCGGACAGAACTTGCGAAGAAGCGTCTGGCTGAGACGCAGGAGGAGATCAGCGCAGAGGTTGCTGCCAAG GCGGAGCGAGTGCATGAGCTGAACGAGGAGATCGGGAAGCTGCTGGCACGGGCGGAGCAgctggggggcgaggggaacGTGGACGAGGCGCAGCAGGTGCTGGAGAAAGTGGAGAAGACTCGCGCCATGAAGAGAGAGGCGGAG GACGTGTACAGGAACTCGATGCCAGCTTCAAGTTTTCAGCAGCAGAAGCTCAGAGTCTGCGAGGTGTGCTCTGCGTACCTGGGTCTCCATGACAACGACCGTCGCTTGGCTGACCACTTTGGTGGGAAACTGCACCTGGGCTTCATTGAGATCCGTGAAAAGCTGGAGAAactgagg AAAACCGTTACTGAAAAACAAGAGCTGATGCGGAGCAGAAGACGGGAGGAACGGGATAGAGAggaggagcgagagagggagtgggaacGAGAGCgcgagagggagcgggagagggaacGGGAGAAGGagcgtgagagggagagagagcgagaaagggaTAGACGAAG GACGAGATCAAGAAGCGGAGAGCGTTACAG GAAACAAATTGGAAACCAACAAACCACATGTTTAATTTTGAG GGATGGTGGGAGTTCCTCCCATCACTCCAGAAGACATCACTCCTCTCGTTCACgggaagaaggaggagagagagagaaggacagggagaggaggcaCAGACACAAGGACAGACACCGCTCTCGCTCCCACTCTCATAGGAGCAAAAAGAAGAG GACAGGGCAGATCTGCAACCTGCGAGGCATCTCACAAAGTAG GTCTTCTCGGGATCggtccccccaccccagagagagggagcagcagtCACCATCACTGGAGCGAGGGAATGAAGGCAGAGCAgagtggcagagggaggggtggatgatagagagggaggggtccCCTTCGGTGGAGATGCCCAGAAGAGACCccagtgaagagagagagagatctattTCGGTCGAGAGGGACAGACGCTCTAGTTCTGAAGAGAGGGAATCGGGGGAGCTATAG
- the LOC118217253 gene encoding putative RNA-binding protein Luc7-like 2 isoform X3, giving the protein MSAQAQMRAMLDQLMGTGRDGDSMRQRIKFTDERVCKSHLLDSCPHDILSGTRMDLGECVKVHDLALRADFEIASKKQEYFFELDATEHLQSFIADCDRRTELAKKRLAETQEEISAEVAAKAERVHELNEEIGKLLARAEQLGGEGNVDEAQQVLEKVEKTRAMKREAEDVYRNSMPASSFQQQKLRVCEVCSAYLGLHDNDRRLADHFGGKLHLGFIEIREKLEKLRKTVTEKQELMRSRRREERDREEEREREWEREREREREREREKERERERERERDRRRTRSRSGERYRDGGSSSHHSRRHHSSRSREEGGEREKDRERRHRHKDRHRSRSHSHRSKKKRTGQICNLRGISQSRSSRDRSPHPREREQQSPSLERGNEGRAEWQREGWMIEREGSPSVEMPRRDPSEERERSISVERDRRSSSEERESGEL; this is encoded by the exons ATGTCGGCTCAAGCTCAAATGCGGGCAATGCTGGACCAGCTGATGGGCACGGGCAGAGATG GTGACAGCATGCGGCAGAGGATCAAGTTCACAGACGAGAGGGTGTGTAAGAGTCACCTGCTGGACTCCTGTCCTCATGACATACTGTCAGGCACG CGCATGGACttgggagagtgtgtgaaagTTCACGACCTGGCTCTCCGGGCAGACTTTGAGATTGCCTCGAAAAAGCAGGAGTACTTCTTTGAACTAGAT GCCACGGAGCACCTGCAGTCCTTTATTGCAGACTGCGACCGGCGGACAGAACTTGCGAAGAAGCGTCTGGCTGAGACGCAGGAGGAGATCAGCGCAGAGGTTGCTGCCAAG GCGGAGCGAGTGCATGAGCTGAACGAGGAGATCGGGAAGCTGCTGGCACGGGCGGAGCAgctggggggcgaggggaacGTGGACGAGGCGCAGCAGGTGCTGGAGAAAGTGGAGAAGACTCGCGCCATGAAGAGAGAGGCGGAG GACGTGTACAGGAACTCGATGCCAGCTTCAAGTTTTCAGCAGCAGAAGCTCAGAGTCTGCGAGGTGTGCTCTGCGTACCTGGGTCTCCATGACAACGACCGTCGCTTGGCTGACCACTTTGGTGGGAAACTGCACCTGGGCTTCATTGAGATCCGTGAAAAGCTGGAGAAactgagg AAAACCGTTACTGAAAAACAAGAGCTGATGCGGAGCAGAAGACGGGAGGAACGGGATAGAGAggaggagcgagagagggagtgggaacGAGAGCgcgagagggagcgggagagggaacGGGAGAAGGagcgtgagagggagagagagcgagaaagggaTAGACGAAG GACGAGATCAAGAAGCGGAGAGCGTTACAG GGATGGTGGGAGTTCCTCCCATCACTCCAGAAGACATCACTCCTCTCGTTCACgggaagaaggaggagagagagagaaggacagggagaggaggcaCAGACACAAGGACAGACACCGCTCTCGCTCCCACTCTCATAGGAGCAAAAAGAAGAG GACAGGGCAGATCTGCAACCTGCGAGGCATCTCACAAAGTAG GTCTTCTCGGGATCggtccccccaccccagagagagggagcagcagtCACCATCACTGGAGCGAGGGAATGAAGGCAGAGCAgagtggcagagggaggggtggatgatagagagggaggggtccCCTTCGGTGGAGATGCCCAGAAGAGACCccagtgaagagagagagagatctattTCGGTCGAGAGGGACAGACGCTCTAGTTCTGAAGAGAGGGAATCGGGGGAGCTATAG
- the LOC118217253 gene encoding putative RNA-binding protein Luc7-like 2 isoform X5 yields the protein MSAQAQMRAMLDQLMGTGRDGDSMRQRIKFTDERVCKSHLLDSCPHDILSGTRMDLGECVKVHDLALRADFEIASKKQEYFFELDATEHLQSFIADCDRRTELAKKRLAETQEEISAEVAAKAERVHELNEEIGKLLARAEQLGGEGNVDEAQQVLEKVEKTRAMKREAEDVYRNSMPASSFQQQKLRVCEVCSAYLGLHDNDRRLADHFGGKLHLGFIEIREKLEKLRKTVTEKQELMRSRRREERDREEEREREWEREREREREREREKERERERERERDRRRTRSRSGERYRDGGSSSHHSRRHHSSRSREEGGEREKDRERRHRHKDRHRSRSHSHRSKKKRSSRDRSPHPREREQQSPSLERGNEGRAEWQREGWMIEREGSPSVEMPRRDPSEERERSISVERDRRSSSEERESGEL from the exons ATGTCGGCTCAAGCTCAAATGCGGGCAATGCTGGACCAGCTGATGGGCACGGGCAGAGATG GTGACAGCATGCGGCAGAGGATCAAGTTCACAGACGAGAGGGTGTGTAAGAGTCACCTGCTGGACTCCTGTCCTCATGACATACTGTCAGGCACG CGCATGGACttgggagagtgtgtgaaagTTCACGACCTGGCTCTCCGGGCAGACTTTGAGATTGCCTCGAAAAAGCAGGAGTACTTCTTTGAACTAGAT GCCACGGAGCACCTGCAGTCCTTTATTGCAGACTGCGACCGGCGGACAGAACTTGCGAAGAAGCGTCTGGCTGAGACGCAGGAGGAGATCAGCGCAGAGGTTGCTGCCAAG GCGGAGCGAGTGCATGAGCTGAACGAGGAGATCGGGAAGCTGCTGGCACGGGCGGAGCAgctggggggcgaggggaacGTGGACGAGGCGCAGCAGGTGCTGGAGAAAGTGGAGAAGACTCGCGCCATGAAGAGAGAGGCGGAG GACGTGTACAGGAACTCGATGCCAGCTTCAAGTTTTCAGCAGCAGAAGCTCAGAGTCTGCGAGGTGTGCTCTGCGTACCTGGGTCTCCATGACAACGACCGTCGCTTGGCTGACCACTTTGGTGGGAAACTGCACCTGGGCTTCATTGAGATCCGTGAAAAGCTGGAGAAactgagg AAAACCGTTACTGAAAAACAAGAGCTGATGCGGAGCAGAAGACGGGAGGAACGGGATAGAGAggaggagcgagagagggagtgggaacGAGAGCgcgagagggagcgggagagggaacGGGAGAAGGagcgtgagagggagagagagcgagaaagggaTAGACGAAG GACGAGATCAAGAAGCGGAGAGCGTTACAG GGATGGTGGGAGTTCCTCCCATCACTCCAGAAGACATCACTCCTCTCGTTCACgggaagaaggaggagagagagagaaggacagggagaggaggcaCAGACACAAGGACAGACACCGCTCTCGCTCCCACTCTCATAGGAGCAAAAAGAAGAG GTCTTCTCGGGATCggtccccccaccccagagagagggagcagcagtCACCATCACTGGAGCGAGGGAATGAAGGCAGAGCAgagtggcagagggaggggtggatgatagagagggaggggtccCCTTCGGTGGAGATGCCCAGAAGAGACCccagtgaagagagagagagatctattTCGGTCGAGAGGGACAGACGCTCTAGTTCTGAAGAGAGGGAATCGGGGGAGCTATAG
- the LOC118217253 gene encoding putative RNA-binding protein Luc7-like 2 isoform X4 translates to MSAQAQMRAMLDQLMGTGRDGDSMRQRIKFTDERRMDLGECVKVHDLALRADFEIASKKQEYFFELDATEHLQSFIADCDRRTELAKKRLAETQEEISAEVAAKAERVHELNEEIGKLLARAEQLGGEGNVDEAQQVLEKVEKTRAMKREAEDVYRNSMPASSFQQQKLRVCEVCSAYLGLHDNDRRLADHFGGKLHLGFIEIREKLEKLRKTVTEKQELMRSRRREERDREEEREREWEREREREREREREKERERERERERDRRRTRSRSGERYRKQIGNQQTTCLILRDGGSSSHHSRRHHSSRSREEGGEREKDRERRHRHKDRHRSRSHSHRSKKKRTGQICNLRGISQSRSSRDRSPHPREREQQSPSLERGNEGRAEWQREGWMIEREGSPSVEMPRRDPSEERERSISVERDRRSSSEERESGEL, encoded by the exons ATGTCGGCTCAAGCTCAAATGCGGGCAATGCTGGACCAGCTGATGGGCACGGGCAGAGATG GTGACAGCATGCGGCAGAGGATCAAGTTCACAGACGAGAGG CGCATGGACttgggagagtgtgtgaaagTTCACGACCTGGCTCTCCGGGCAGACTTTGAGATTGCCTCGAAAAAGCAGGAGTACTTCTTTGAACTAGAT GCCACGGAGCACCTGCAGTCCTTTATTGCAGACTGCGACCGGCGGACAGAACTTGCGAAGAAGCGTCTGGCTGAGACGCAGGAGGAGATCAGCGCAGAGGTTGCTGCCAAG GCGGAGCGAGTGCATGAGCTGAACGAGGAGATCGGGAAGCTGCTGGCACGGGCGGAGCAgctggggggcgaggggaacGTGGACGAGGCGCAGCAGGTGCTGGAGAAAGTGGAGAAGACTCGCGCCATGAAGAGAGAGGCGGAG GACGTGTACAGGAACTCGATGCCAGCTTCAAGTTTTCAGCAGCAGAAGCTCAGAGTCTGCGAGGTGTGCTCTGCGTACCTGGGTCTCCATGACAACGACCGTCGCTTGGCTGACCACTTTGGTGGGAAACTGCACCTGGGCTTCATTGAGATCCGTGAAAAGCTGGAGAAactgagg AAAACCGTTACTGAAAAACAAGAGCTGATGCGGAGCAGAAGACGGGAGGAACGGGATAGAGAggaggagcgagagagggagtgggaacGAGAGCgcgagagggagcgggagagggaacGGGAGAAGGagcgtgagagggagagagagcgagaaagggaTAGACGAAG GACGAGATCAAGAAGCGGAGAGCGTTACAG GAAACAAATTGGAAACCAACAAACCACATGTTTAATTTTGAG GGATGGTGGGAGTTCCTCCCATCACTCCAGAAGACATCACTCCTCTCGTTCACgggaagaaggaggagagagagagaaggacagggagaggaggcaCAGACACAAGGACAGACACCGCTCTCGCTCCCACTCTCATAGGAGCAAAAAGAAGAG GACAGGGCAGATCTGCAACCTGCGAGGCATCTCACAAAGTAG GTCTTCTCGGGATCggtccccccaccccagagagagggagcagcagtCACCATCACTGGAGCGAGGGAATGAAGGCAGAGCAgagtggcagagggaggggtggatgatagagagggaggggtccCCTTCGGTGGAGATGCCCAGAAGAGACCccagtgaagagagagagagatctattTCGGTCGAGAGGGACAGACGCTCTAGTTCTGAAGAGAGGGAATCGGGGGAGCTATAG